From the Halichoerus grypus chromosome 3, mHalGry1.hap1.1, whole genome shotgun sequence genome, one window contains:
- the CXCL10 gene encoding C-X-C motif chemokine 10 codes for MNQSAVLIFCLIFLTLTGTQGIPLSRTTRCTCIKISDGSVNPKSLEKLEVIPASQSCPRVEIIATLKKNGEKRCLNPESKKIKILLRAISKERSKTSP; via the exons ATGAACCAAAGTGCTGTTCTTATTTTCTGCCTTATCTTTCTGACTCTGACTGGAACTCAAG GAATACCTCTCTCTAGAACTACACGCTGTACCTGTATCAAGATTAGTGATGGATCTGTAAATCCAAAATCCTTAGAAAAACTTGAAGTGATTCCTGCAAGTCAATCTTGTCCACGTGTTGAGATCAT TGCCACACTGAAAAAGAATGGGGAGAAAAGATGTCTGAATCCAGAGTCTAAGAAAATCAAGATTTTATTGAGAGCAATTAGCAAGGAAAG